The Candidatus Sericytochromatia bacterium nucleotide sequence CAGGATGGCGTAATCGATCCAGTGGGCTTGCACGAGACAATCTCCAGATGAAGGGCGCAGCGTCATGATGAAGAGAGGGCCACCCACATGGCCAGCGCACGCTTGTTCGTGTCTGTGCGCCCGACAAGCGTCTTGGGAGGCGCTTCTTGGCGATCAGCTGCGCCATTTGCCCCCCGCTTATATAACCATTGCTTAATTTATTCTTAGGCTTTTCTTTCTCTCGGACCCTTTGCTGCCCCCCCCCGTCTCGCCGAGGACCCTGGCTTCAGGTATGATGAAGCTGTCATCATTGTTTCGAGGTTCCTTTTCCCGATGCCCTCTCATAGCCTGACTTCTGCCTCACGCCCGCCGCTGGTCAGCATGGTCGACCTGGGTCTGCTCTGCGTCCGGCTTGGCCTGGCCGCCGTGTTTATGTTTCACGGTGCGCAGAAGCTGTTCGGCTGGTTCGATGGTGCGGGCATGGCCCAGCTGATCGGCGGCTTTGGGCCCGTGCTGGGCTACCTGATCGCGATCGGGGAGTTTTTCGGCGGGCTCGGTCTGCTGGTCGGATTCCTGAGCCGTTTCTCCGCGGGGAGCCTGGTGGTCATCATGGGCGGGGCGATCGCCCTGGTCCACGGCCAGAATGGCTTTTCGATGGCCAACAAGGGCTATGAATACAACTTCACCTTGCTGATGATGGCCCTGGCGATTCTGCTGGCGGGACCGGGGCGCCTGGCGCTCACGGAACTGCTGCCGCCCGGCCTGCGCAAGTACCTGACCTGAACGCCCGGGTGCGGCTCGCAGGCCTCTGCGAGCTGCTGGGTATCCGGCGGGAGAGGTCAGGCGGGTCGCAGGTCTGGTTGCAGCAGCAGGCCTGACCAGGCTTCCTGTAATTCCTCGCGCGTGGTGACGCTCGTCCCGAAACGGCGCACCACGATGCTGGCGGCCACGTTCGCCATCACGATCGCCTCCTTGAAGCT carries:
- a CDS encoding DoxX family protein, whose amino-acid sequence is MPSHSLTSASRPPLVSMVDLGLLCVRLGLAAVFMFHGAQKLFGWFDGAGMAQLIGGFGPVLGYLIAIGEFFGGLGLLVGFLSRFSAGSLVVIMGGAIALVHGQNGFSMANKGYEYNFTLLMMALAILLAGPGRLALTELLPPGLRKYLT